In Lewinellaceae bacterium, a single window of DNA contains:
- the rsxC gene encoding electron transport complex subunit RsxC: MGLLNFRKSTFKHGVHPPEHKEETNGLPIRQFPFAPLIILPMAQHIGAPSQIVVREGQEVIRGQLLAKAGGYVSVPLHAPISGTIRKIANVPTISGKMSAGIYLEAFPASSQEVMEGTPVDVDTATPEEILKGIQDAGIVGLGGAAFPTHVKLKVPEGKHCEILLINGIECEPYLTTDHRVMLEQADDIFTGIKYLLKATGASRAIIGIEANKQDAADHLAKMVPEGAPVSVEVVPVKYPQGSEKMLITSVLGHEVPSGGLPIEVGAVVVNVATTAEIGRLLPHGRGIQERVVTITGPGVKKKGNYLIPIGTPLRYVLEQVDADENISEVYMGGPMMGVAVSNLDISIVKGTSGIVVFTEKDVKRPEKIYPCIKCGACVDACPISLNPSKLGILAKFEAYDQMAEEFHLMDCFECGSCSYVCPSHIPLVQYFRLSKSIVRKRNTAKQTAEHAK; encoded by the coding sequence ATGGGACTATTAAATTTTCGCAAAAGCACGTTCAAGCACGGGGTTCATCCGCCGGAGCACAAAGAGGAAACCAATGGCCTGCCCATTCGGCAGTTTCCGTTTGCTCCGCTGATCATCCTGCCCATGGCCCAGCACATCGGCGCTCCCTCACAGATTGTGGTGCGGGAAGGGCAGGAGGTGATCCGCGGGCAGTTGCTCGCCAAAGCCGGAGGATACGTTTCGGTTCCACTGCATGCTCCCATTTCCGGGACCATCCGAAAAATCGCCAACGTTCCGACCATTTCCGGCAAAATGTCTGCGGGCATTTATCTGGAAGCCTTTCCGGCCTCGAGCCAGGAAGTGATGGAGGGTACGCCTGTCGACGTGGATACCGCCACGCCGGAAGAAATCCTCAAGGGCATTCAGGACGCCGGGATCGTAGGGCTGGGCGGGGCGGCGTTTCCCACCCATGTGAAACTCAAGGTGCCGGAAGGAAAGCATTGCGAGATACTCCTGATTAATGGCATTGAATGCGAGCCCTACCTGACCACCGACCACCGGGTGATGCTCGAACAGGCGGACGATATTTTCACGGGGATCAAATACCTCCTCAAAGCTACCGGCGCCAGTCGGGCCATCATCGGCATAGAGGCGAATAAACAGGACGCTGCGGATCATTTGGCAAAGATGGTCCCCGAGGGCGCTCCGGTTTCGGTAGAAGTGGTGCCCGTCAAATATCCGCAGGGTTCGGAAAAAATGCTGATCACCTCGGTTCTGGGCCATGAAGTCCCTTCGGGAGGGTTGCCCATAGAAGTAGGCGCTGTAGTCGTCAATGTGGCCACCACAGCGGAGATCGGCCGACTTTTGCCCCACGGGCGGGGCATTCAGGAGCGGGTCGTCACCATTACCGGCCCGGGAGTGAAAAAGAAGGGGAACTACCTGATTCCCATCGGGACGCCCCTGCGCTATGTTTTGGAACAAGTGGATGCAGACGAGAACATCAGCGAGGTTTACATGGGCGGCCCTATGATGGGGGTGGCCGTTTCCAACCTGGATATTTCTATTGTAAAAGGAACCTCGGGTATTGTAGTCTTTACGGAGAAGGATGTGAAAAGGCCGGAGAAAATCTACCCCTGCATCAAATGCGGCGCCTGCGTAGACGCTTGTCCCATCTCTCTGAATCCGTCCAAACTGGGAATCCTGGCAAAATTTGAAGCTTACGATCAAATGGCGGAAGAGTTCCATTTAATGGATTGCTTCGAGTGCGGGTCGTGCTCCTATGTATGCCCCTCTCACATTCCCCTGGTGCAGTATTTCAGGCTGTCCAAGTCGATTGTAAGAAAACGCAACACCGCAAAACAGACTGCCGAGCATGCTAAATAG
- a CDS encoding RnfABCDGE type electron transport complex subunit D, which translates to MLNRTLNISTSPHIAKGIGTDDIMQNVVWALLPAAIFAVYSFGMSALMVLLASVAACVLTEHFLCRLSKKESTISDWSAVITGLLLGLTLPPNFPLWMAFCGGVIAIALGKFIFGGLGYNVFNPALVGRAVLQAAFPVAITTWYPAFLDGRFASVSSSTFAAPFMEPTVDAITGATPLSAFKFDHVITPASDLALGLITGSTGETCALLILLGGIYLIARNMMNWRIPVAILATVYVLSGVLHLIDSQAYPPPLFMLFSGGLMLGAVFMATDMVASPITPLGVVIYGAIIGLLVVVIRIWGGLPEGVMYAILLANAISPHIDNWIQPRVYGTAKNAKAS; encoded by the coding sequence ATGCTAAATAGAACGCTAAATATCAGCACATCGCCTCACATCGCCAAGGGCATCGGCACCGACGACATCATGCAGAATGTGGTTTGGGCGCTGCTTCCCGCGGCTATCTTTGCGGTGTACTCCTTCGGGATGAGCGCGCTGATGGTGCTCCTGGCCTCCGTTGCCGCTTGTGTCCTCACCGAACATTTTCTGTGCAGGCTGTCCAAAAAGGAAAGCACCATATCCGATTGGTCGGCCGTCATTACGGGTTTGTTGCTGGGGCTCACCCTTCCGCCCAACTTCCCATTGTGGATGGCGTTTTGCGGAGGGGTGATCGCGATCGCCCTCGGCAAATTCATCTTTGGCGGGTTGGGGTACAATGTGTTCAACCCCGCTCTGGTGGGGCGGGCAGTGTTGCAGGCCGCCTTCCCGGTGGCCATCACCACCTGGTATCCGGCCTTTCTGGATGGCCGCTTTGCATCGGTTTCCTCTTCCACCTTTGCTGCTCCGTTTATGGAGCCCACGGTTGACGCCATCACCGGCGCCACGCCCCTGTCGGCTTTCAAGTTCGACCATGTCATTACTCCGGCCTCCGACCTGGCGCTGGGGCTCATTACCGGCTCTACCGGGGAGACCTGCGCCCTGCTGATCCTGCTGGGGGGGATTTACCTGATTGCCCGCAACATGATGAACTGGCGCATTCCGGTTGCCATCCTGGCTACCGTATATGTTTTGAGCGGGGTTTTGCACCTGATCGACAGCCAGGCCTATCCTCCGCCACTCTTCATGCTCTTTTCCGGAGGATTGATGCTGGGCGCCGTTTTTATGGCTACCGATATGGTCGCTTCTCCCATCACGCCGCTGGGCGTGGTGATCTACGGAGCTATTATTGGCCTTCTCGTCGTGGTGATCCGCATCTGGGGCGGGTTGCCGGAGGGGGTGATGTACGCCATCCTGCTGGCCAACGCCATTTCACCCCACATTGACAACTGGATACAACCCAGGGTTTACGGAACTGCCAAAAACGCAAAAGCATCATGA
- a CDS encoding ferredoxin-NADP reductase: MANLADYNTEKKYQAVVRKTERLTPPGTEEVREIVLEVKQPDFNCEVDQSFGVLVKTNGEFGRKFHHRLYSVADLPAKEKGHALITMLVKRCSYVDDFSGEKYPGIASNYLCDRKVGDEITITGPFELPFKVPDNKNANLILIGMGTGIAPFRAFIKHIYKNVKDWKGKIRLFYGARSGLELLYLNDKDGDLTNYYDESTFKAFHALSPRPTWADPIALDAAIEERAEEIFEMLSLANTHVYVAGYGKVKDQLDKAFANILGSRIKWETRKAELIVGDKWAEVIY, from the coding sequence ATGGCAAACTTAGCAGACTACAATACGGAAAAAAAATATCAGGCGGTTGTCAGAAAAACGGAGCGCCTGACCCCTCCCGGCACCGAAGAGGTTCGGGAAATAGTGCTGGAAGTAAAGCAGCCGGATTTCAATTGCGAGGTAGACCAGAGTTTCGGCGTGTTGGTAAAAACCAATGGCGAATTCGGCAGAAAGTTTCACCACCGGCTGTACAGCGTTGCCGACCTGCCCGCCAAAGAAAAGGGCCATGCCCTGATCACCATGCTGGTCAAGCGGTGTTCTTACGTAGATGATTTCAGTGGGGAAAAGTATCCGGGCATTGCCTCCAATTACCTGTGCGACAGAAAGGTAGGGGACGAAATTACCATTACCGGCCCTTTCGAACTGCCTTTTAAGGTTCCGGACAATAAAAATGCGAACCTCATCCTGATTGGCATGGGCACCGGCATTGCGCCTTTCCGGGCATTCATCAAGCACATCTATAAAAACGTAAAGGACTGGAAAGGAAAAATCCGTTTGTTTTACGGAGCGCGCAGCGGCCTGGAATTGCTTTACCTGAACGACAAGGATGGCGACCTGACCAACTACTACGACGAATCAACCTTCAAGGCCTTCCACGCGCTGAGCCCGCGCCCAACCTGGGCGGACCCCATCGCGTTGGATGCCGCCATAGAGGAACGGGCGGAGGAAATTTTCGAAATGTTGTCACTGGCCAACACCCATGTGTACGTGGCGGGTTATGGAAAGGTAAAGGATCAATTGGATAAAGCCTTTGCCAATATACTGGGGTCGAGGATAAAATGGGAGACCCGAAAGGCGGAGCTGATCGTGGGAGATAAATGGGCAGAGGTTATTTATTAG
- a CDS encoding 2-oxoacid:acceptor oxidoreductase family protein — MDGNTAAIMCERESTDAAGAYPITPSTQMGEYWAEEAAKGHLNISGRPLIFIEPEGEHAAAAVTAGLSMTGLRAANFSSGQGIAYMHESLYAAVGKRLTYVLNIGARAMTKSTLNVHAGHDDYHAIDDTGFFQLFAKKAQHVADLNIIAHRIAELALNPGIVAQDGFLTTHLIESLMLPERELIKEYLGRPDDIIDTPTPAQKIIYGDTRRRIPELWDVDNPVMAGIVQNQDSYMQSVAAQRPFFFDHIKDLTEQAFEEFYELTGRRYARVMSYRADDADYLILGQGSVVPSAEAVVDYLRETRGIKAGVVDLLMFRPFPGDLVGQLLKGKKGVVILERLDQPLASDLPIVREVRSILTKCIENGAHKKDIPYPELPSYSSSDLPALYSGSFGMGSRDLQPEGIIGAIENMLPDGKHKKQFYLSIDFIRDVPFTPKQRAYQESIQDAYPHVKELAIHGSENPNLMPDGAVTVRFHSVGGWGAITTGKNLAMTLFDLLGYDIKANPKYGSEKKGQPTTYYLAASPEPIRINCEYFFVDVVLSPDPNVFKHTNALAGLKKGGVFIIQSDKAKPDEVWGDIPKPYQKIIIDNNIRIFYIDGFRIAREEATDPELQLRMQGIAFQGAFFAASPLMEKAGLTDAALLKAIEDQLQHKFGGKGQRVVDDNMRVVKRGFDEVHEITNKVLGAGHGEKANGEALLPIPTMMKNIPKSESNLSDIHRFWEQTGNFYLRGMGNDNLTDPFIGLSVMPAVSSLFRDMTGIRFEHPEWIPNNCTACGKCYTVCPDTAIPGLVSELSGVLDTVVKRVKKNHEKVEYLPKAVRQMEGKIRALFNEQNGATVNHLIQDAIDQYISENDNGNGLAQEMEWFREELGDFQFALTRPYYDVFEKGQPNSGGLFSITINPTTCKGCMECVKVCEDDALRPITQTEDSVARLREEWEFWTDLPNTPEQYNRIDDLEEKIGPLETILLNKDAYLHFASGDGACLGCSEKSVVHLFVATVESLMQPRIKKHVAHLSELIDKLEKHIQSRLFKNVNISDADAMSKIVAETRNSDLTMSALARKLESEKGSEPIDQEWLREVTQLLAKLKKLKWKYTDGTTGKGRSSMGMTNSTGCTSVWGSTYPFNPYPFPWANHLFQDSTSMAMGIFEGHMSKMAEGFKTIRKAELELSGAYNPDEHDEFFTYFTWQHFTDEEWLLCPPVVALGGDGAMYDIGFQNLSRMMASGKPIKVIVVDTQVYSNTGGQACTSGFIGQVSDMAQYGKVWKGKPEPRKEIGLIAMAHRNTYVLQGTLANTSQMIEGFIDGLMAKRPALFNLYTTCQPEHGVGDDLGAHQAKLAVESRAYPIFKYNPENGVKAEEAFDLSGNPAMDQIWPTYQLKYLENGREKSMEVAMTFADFAITEARFRKHFRKVPRDAWNNNMVALSEFLEMSADEREGRFPFIWAVDAKQQLSRVLVAQTIVESCEERRDFWIMLRAMAGVETEKVEVVDIESKIRAEVVGKIAQGLMKLAGGDGAGIASLVTEEPAAPAATQEAAQPTGDYMAPWLDTEDCTACDECTKLNPSIFAYNDNKKAYIKDPKGGPYEDLVKAAEKCTARVIHPGLPADRSGKDVDKWIKRGEKYN, encoded by the coding sequence ATGGATGGGAATACGGCAGCCATCATGTGCGAACGGGAATCAACGGATGCAGCGGGAGCCTACCCCATCACCCCTTCCACTCAAATGGGGGAATACTGGGCCGAAGAAGCAGCCAAAGGCCATCTGAACATCTCCGGCCGGCCCCTGATCTTCATCGAACCGGAAGGAGAACACGCCGCCGCGGCCGTCACCGCCGGCCTCTCCATGACCGGCTTGCGGGCCGCCAACTTCTCCTCCGGCCAGGGCATTGCCTACATGCACGAATCGCTTTATGCAGCCGTAGGGAAAAGGCTGACCTACGTCCTCAATATCGGCGCCAGGGCCATGACCAAATCCACCCTTAACGTACATGCCGGCCACGACGATTACCACGCCATAGACGATACCGGGTTTTTCCAGCTTTTCGCTAAAAAGGCACAGCACGTTGCCGACCTGAATATTATAGCCCATAGAATTGCCGAGCTGGCCTTAAACCCTGGAATAGTGGCTCAGGATGGCTTTTTAACCACCCACCTGATCGAGTCGCTGATGCTTCCCGAGCGGGAATTGATCAAAGAATACCTGGGCCGGCCCGATGACATCATCGATACCCCGACTCCTGCTCAAAAGATCATTTACGGCGACACCCGCCGGCGCATACCCGAACTCTGGGATGTCGACAACCCGGTAATGGCGGGCATCGTTCAGAACCAGGATTCCTACATGCAAAGCGTGGCAGCGCAACGGCCTTTCTTTTTTGACCACATCAAAGACCTGACGGAACAGGCATTCGAGGAGTTCTATGAACTTACCGGGCGCCGGTATGCGCGCGTCATGTCCTACCGGGCCGATGATGCCGACTACCTGATCCTCGGCCAGGGAAGCGTGGTGCCCAGCGCCGAAGCAGTAGTGGACTATCTCCGGGAAACCCGGGGCATCAAAGCCGGCGTAGTAGATTTACTTATGTTCCGGCCCTTCCCCGGCGACCTTGTCGGGCAGCTGTTAAAAGGCAAAAAGGGCGTGGTCATTCTCGAAAGGCTCGACCAGCCATTGGCTTCCGACCTTCCCATCGTGAGGGAAGTCCGTTCCATACTCACCAAGTGTATCGAAAACGGCGCGCATAAAAAAGATATTCCCTATCCTGAACTGCCGAGCTACAGCTCTTCCGACCTCCCGGCCTTGTATAGCGGCTCGTTTGGAATGGGAAGCCGCGACCTGCAACCGGAAGGCATCATTGGCGCCATTGAAAATATGTTGCCCGACGGCAAGCACAAAAAACAATTTTACCTGTCGATCGATTTTATCCGGGATGTTCCATTTACGCCCAAGCAAAGGGCCTATCAGGAAAGCATCCAGGACGCTTACCCCCACGTGAAAGAGCTTGCGATCCATGGATCGGAAAATCCGAACCTCATGCCCGACGGCGCAGTAACCGTCCGCTTTCACTCCGTAGGCGGCTGGGGAGCAATCACGACCGGCAAGAACCTGGCCATGACGCTTTTCGACCTGCTGGGGTACGACATCAAGGCCAACCCCAAATACGGCTCGGAGAAAAAAGGCCAGCCGACCACTTACTATCTCGCCGCCTCCCCGGAACCCATCCGGATTAACTGCGAGTATTTCTTCGTCGATGTCGTGCTTTCCCCCGACCCCAATGTGTTTAAACACACCAATGCCCTGGCCGGCCTGAAGAAAGGCGGGGTCTTCATCATCCAAAGCGATAAAGCAAAGCCCGATGAAGTCTGGGGCGATATTCCGAAGCCTTATCAGAAGATCATCATCGACAACAACATCCGCATTTTTTATATCGATGGTTTCCGGATCGCCCGCGAAGAAGCCACCGACCCGGAATTGCAGTTGAGGATGCAGGGCATCGCCTTCCAGGGCGCTTTCTTCGCCGCCTCTCCGCTTATGGAAAAAGCAGGCCTGACCGACGCGGCGCTGCTCAAAGCCATAGAAGATCAGTTGCAGCACAAGTTCGGCGGAAAAGGCCAGCGGGTGGTTGATGACAATATGCGGGTGGTTAAACGCGGCTTCGATGAGGTCCACGAGATTACCAATAAGGTGTTGGGCGCCGGGCATGGGGAAAAGGCAAATGGCGAGGCCCTTCTGCCTATTCCGACCATGATGAAAAATATTCCGAAAAGCGAATCCAACCTGAGCGACATCCACCGGTTCTGGGAGCAAACCGGGAATTTCTACCTGCGCGGCATGGGCAACGACAATCTCACCGACCCGTTTATCGGGTTGAGCGTAATGCCCGCCGTATCCTCCCTCTTCAGAGACATGACCGGCATCCGCTTCGAACATCCCGAATGGATACCCAATAACTGTACGGCTTGCGGAAAATGTTATACCGTTTGCCCCGATACAGCCATCCCGGGCCTGGTGAGCGAATTGTCGGGTGTGCTGGATACCGTTGTAAAACGCGTAAAGAAAAACCACGAAAAAGTGGAATACCTGCCCAAGGCAGTGCGCCAGATGGAAGGCAAGATTCGCGCGTTGTTCAACGAACAGAACGGAGCTACCGTCAACCACCTCATCCAGGATGCCATCGATCAGTACATCAGCGAGAATGACAATGGCAACGGGTTGGCACAGGAAATGGAATGGTTCCGCGAAGAGCTGGGCGATTTTCAATTTGCCCTCACCCGGCCCTACTACGATGTCTTTGAAAAAGGCCAGCCCAACAGCGGAGGCCTGTTTAGCATCACCATCAACCCAACCACCTGCAAAGGCTGCATGGAATGCGTAAAGGTATGTGAGGACGACGCCCTGCGGCCCATCACCCAAACCGAGGATTCGGTGGCCAGGCTGCGGGAAGAATGGGAGTTCTGGACCGACCTGCCCAACACGCCTGAGCAATACAACCGCATCGACGACCTGGAAGAAAAGATCGGGCCGCTCGAAACCATCCTGCTGAACAAGGATGCCTACCTGCACTTCGCCAGCGGCGATGGCGCCTGCCTGGGTTGCTCCGAAAAATCGGTCGTCCACTTATTCGTGGCGACGGTAGAATCGTTGATGCAGCCCCGCATTAAAAAGCATGTCGCTCACTTGAGCGAGCTTATCGACAAACTGGAAAAACACATCCAGTCCAGGCTCTTTAAAAATGTAAACATCAGCGACGCGGACGCGATGTCGAAGATCGTTGCCGAAACGCGCAACAGCGACCTGACCATGTCGGCCCTGGCCCGCAAGCTCGAATCCGAAAAAGGCAGCGAGCCCATCGACCAGGAATGGTTGAGAGAAGTCACGCAACTGCTGGCTAAACTGAAGAAGCTGAAATGGAAATATACCGACGGGACCACCGGGAAAGGGCGCTCTTCCATGGGCATGACCAACTCGACGGGTTGTACCTCGGTATGGGGCAGCACTTACCCCTTCAATCCCTATCCCTTCCCCTGGGCCAACCACTTATTCCAGGATAGCACCTCTATGGCCATGGGTATTTTTGAAGGCCACATGTCCAAAATGGCGGAAGGGTTCAAAACCATCCGCAAGGCGGAACTGGAATTGAGCGGCGCTTACAACCCTGATGAACACGACGAATTCTTCACCTATTTCACCTGGCAGCATTTTACGGATGAAGAATGGTTGCTGTGCCCTCCGGTGGTAGCATTGGGCGGCGACGGCGCCATGTACGATATCGGTTTCCAGAACCTGTCGAGGATGATGGCATCCGGCAAGCCCATTAAAGTGATCGTCGTAGATACTCAGGTGTACTCCAACACGGGAGGCCAGGCCTGTACTTCCGGCTTCATCGGCCAGGTTTCGGACATGGCCCAGTACGGCAAGGTCTGGAAAGGAAAACCCGAGCCGCGCAAAGAGATCGGCCTGATCGCTATGGCGCACCGGAATACCTATGTACTGCAGGGCACCCTGGCCAACACCAGCCAGATGATCGAAGGCTTTATCGATGGCCTGATGGCCAAACGGCCGGCGTTGTTCAACCTGTATACTACCTGCCAGCCGGAACACGGCGTAGGGGATGACCTGGGCGCTCACCAGGCCAAACTGGCGGTTGAGTCCCGTGCCTATCCGATTTTCAAATACAACCCCGAAAATGGCGTAAAAGCGGAAGAGGCTTTCGACCTGTCCGGCAACCCTGCCATGGATCAGATATGGCCGACTTATCAGTTGAAATATCTGGAAAACGGCCGGGAGAAATCCATGGAAGTAGCCATGACCTTCGCCGACTTTGCTATAACTGAGGCGCGGTTCAGAAAGCATTTCCGCAAAGTGCCCCGCGATGCCTGGAATAACAACATGGTGGCTTTATCCGAATTTCTGGAAATGAGTGCCGATGAACGAGAGGGCAGATTCCCGTTCATCTGGGCGGTCGATGCCAAACAACAGCTGAGCCGGGTACTAGTGGCCCAAACGATCGTCGAATCCTGCGAAGAACGGCGCGACTTCTGGATCATGCTCCGGGCAATGGCCGGGGTGGAAACCGAGAAAGTTGAAGTGGTGGATATAGAAAGCAAAATCCGGGCAGAAGTGGTCGGGAAGATCGCCCAGGGGCTGATGAAACTGGCCGGGGGAGACGGAGCCGGCATAGCCAGCCTGGTGACGGAGGAACCGGCCGCGCCGGCGGCCACCCAGGAAGCCGCCCAGCCAACCGGCGACTATATGGCGCCCTGGCTGGATACGGAAGACTGTACTGCCTGCGACGAATGCACGAAGCTCAATCCCAGCATATTTGCCTACAACGACAACAAAAAGGCATACATCAAGGATCCGAAAGGCGGGCCGTACGAAGACCTGGTAAAGGCAGCTGAGAAGTGCACCGCCAGAGTGATCCACCCGGGCTTGCCGGCGGACCGTTCGGGCAAGGATGTGGACAAGTGGATCAAGAGGGGAGAGAAGTATAATTAA
- a CDS encoding FMN-binding protein — protein sequence MMSDANLIQKTATGNSLKMLQAMVGIGIICALMIVLTFQGTAPIIKEKKAEALEKAIFKVLPGIDKTKAFQLDQNNNFVPLEGEGQEGRTAYAGYDKNGQFVGVAVEASGQGYADIIRILYGYDPEKQAAVGFYVLESKETPGLGDKIEKDPNFLANFDGLDVSLASDQSTLKNKPVTVKHGTKENPWEIDAITGATISSRAIGDIMGASTEYWAPLIYKNKDAFGLNANENKQR from the coding sequence ATCATGAGCGACGCGAACCTGATACAAAAAACGGCAACCGGAAACAGCCTGAAAATGCTTCAGGCCATGGTTGGCATCGGGATAATCTGCGCCCTGATGATCGTCCTGACTTTTCAGGGAACGGCGCCGATCATTAAAGAAAAAAAGGCGGAAGCTTTGGAAAAAGCGATTTTCAAGGTGCTTCCGGGGATAGATAAAACGAAAGCCTTTCAGCTCGATCAAAACAACAATTTTGTCCCTCTCGAAGGAGAAGGACAGGAAGGGCGAACCGCCTATGCCGGCTATGATAAAAATGGCCAGTTTGTAGGCGTAGCGGTAGAGGCCAGCGGGCAGGGCTACGCCGATATCATTCGCATTCTCTACGGATACGACCCTGAAAAACAGGCGGCCGTTGGATTTTACGTGCTGGAAAGCAAAGAAACGCCGGGGCTGGGCGATAAAATTGAAAAGGACCCCAATTTCCTGGCAAATTTTGACGGGCTGGATGTCTCCCTGGCCAGCGATCAGAGCACCCTTAAAAACAAGCCCGTCACCGTAAAACACGGAACCAAGGAAAACCCCTGGGAGATCGATGCCATCACAGGGGCCACGATATCATCCAGGGCTATAGGCGATATTATGGGCGCGAGCACTGAATACTGGGCGCCGCTCATTTACAAGAACAAAGATGCCTTTGGCTTAAATGCCAATGAAAATAAGCAAAGATGA
- a CDS encoding electron transport complex subunit E: MSNPIQDKASGGFWGSLKDSPSTDEFIKGLWRDNPVFVQVLGMCPTLAVSNTAINALAMGLATAFVLLMSNVLVSSLRNFIPKQVRIASYILIIATFVTMTDYVIQAISVDLHKALGAFISLIVVNCLILSRAEAFASKNTLGKSVLDALGMGIGFTFALFCLGAVRELMGNGSLFGVPFFPDNFQEWIVMILPAGGFFTLAIWLLIFNAAKQRKATT; the protein is encoded by the coding sequence ATGAGCAATCCAATCCAAGATAAGGCAAGCGGGGGGTTCTGGGGATCGCTGAAAGATAGCCCCTCCACAGATGAATTCATCAAGGGTTTGTGGCGCGACAACCCGGTGTTCGTTCAGGTGCTCGGGATGTGCCCGACATTGGCCGTTTCCAATACCGCCATAAATGCCCTGGCCATGGGGCTGGCCACCGCCTTTGTCCTGCTGATGTCCAACGTTTTGGTGTCCTCCTTGCGAAATTTTATACCCAAGCAGGTGCGCATCGCTTCCTACATCCTGATCATCGCCACTTTTGTGACGATGACGGATTATGTCATCCAGGCGATCAGCGTGGATTTGCACAAGGCCCTGGGGGCTTTCATTTCGCTCATCGTGGTGAACTGCCTGATACTGAGCCGGGCAGAAGCCTTCGCTTCCAAAAACACCCTCGGCAAGTCTGTTCTGGATGCCCTGGGCATGGGGATTGGGTTCACCTTCGCCTTGTTCTGCCTGGGCGCGGTCAGAGAGTTGATGGGCAATGGAAGCCTCTTTGGCGTTCCGTTCTTCCCGGACAACTTCCAGGAATGGATCGTCATGATTCTGCCGGCGGGAGGCTTTTTTACGCTGGCCATCTGGCTGCTGATTTTTAATGCCGCAAAACAAAGAAAAGCAACGACATGA
- a CDS encoding RnfABCDGE type electron transport complex subunit A — MKEESLWYIFINASLINNFVLAYFLGICPFLGVSGKMETATKMGGAVTFVMLISSMCAFAIHVLLVAINATFLQLISFIVVIASTVQLVEMFIKKMSPTLFRALGIFLPLITTNCAILAVALFQTNKGYGFVESLVYALGAGAGFTLALVLMAGLREQLNFADVPGVVKGTALTLLIAGILSLSFMGFAGLGS, encoded by the coding sequence ATGAAAGAGGAATCCCTGTGGTATATATTCATCAATGCAAGCCTGATCAACAATTTCGTCCTGGCCTACTTCCTGGGCATTTGCCCTTTCCTGGGGGTATCCGGCAAAATGGAAACGGCCACCAAAATGGGCGGCGCGGTGACCTTTGTGATGCTCATCAGCTCGATGTGCGCCTTTGCCATCCACGTTTTGCTGGTGGCCATCAACGCCACTTTTCTGCAGCTGATCAGTTTTATTGTGGTGATCGCCTCCACCGTTCAGTTGGTGGAAATGTTTATTAAAAAGATGAGCCCCACATTGTTCCGGGCGTTGGGGATATTCCTTCCCCTGATCACCACCAACTGCGCCATACTGGCCGTGGCGTTGTTCCAGACCAACAAGGGCTACGGGTTTGTCGAAAGCTTGGTGTACGCATTGGGCGCCGGCGCAGGGTTCACCCTTGCCCTGGTGCTCATGGCAGGCCTGCGGGAGCAGCTCAATTTCGCGGACGTCCCCGGCGTGGTGAAAGGCACCGCCCTGACCCTGCTGATTGCGGGCATTTTGTCGTTGTCGTTCATGGGGTTTGCGGGGTTGGGCAGCTAA